The following coding sequences lie in one Gammaproteobacteria bacterium genomic window:
- a CDS encoding TIGR03759 family integrating conjugative element protein, with amino-acid sequence MIRFLILWSVALLGIGLENALATENTTTDPRVTQAANTRTNESAVTALEPQPMQAQWGIDATEYKRFKTLMQGPRGAFSVANISPLEVLGIHARTPQERREYADRLVRLMYEDTERVLAFEFEVQAAWKRLGRPMFDPARLPGAATASLTRAAATGKRLALFVSTDPSCLDCLARTKSLAGRQDIAGLDLYVTNTNDVKAIRAFAHKAGIDPKAVLSKRITLNKGVGLFALYEGNKQALPLVFVRDGKQLLPLAGAGGTQP; translated from the coding sequence ATGATCCGCTTCCTGATCCTTTGGTCCGTGGCCCTGCTGGGCATTGGCCTGGAAAACGCCCTGGCAACGGAAAACACTACGACCGATCCCCGGGTGACCCAGGCCGCCAACACCCGGACGAATGAGAGCGCCGTAACCGCCCTGGAACCGCAGCCGATGCAGGCGCAATGGGGTATCGACGCTACAGAATACAAGCGATTCAAAACGCTGATGCAGGGACCGCGCGGCGCCTTCTCGGTAGCCAACATCTCACCCTTGGAGGTGCTGGGCATCCACGCCCGCACGCCTCAGGAGCGCCGCGAATACGCCGACCGCCTGGTGCGTCTGATGTACGAGGATACGGAGCGTGTCCTGGCGTTCGAGTTCGAGGTGCAGGCCGCCTGGAAACGCCTGGGCCGGCCTATGTTTGATCCCGCCCGGCTGCCCGGCGCCGCCACGGCTTCCCTCACCCGGGCGGCGGCCACCGGCAAGCGCCTGGCATTGTTCGTGTCCACCGACCCGTCCTGTCTGGACTGTCTGGCCCGGACCAAAAGCCTGGCGGGCCGTCAGGACATTGCCGGCCTGGATCTCTATGTCACCAATACCAACGATGTCAAAGCCATTCGCGCCTTTGCCCACAAAGCAGGCATCGATCCCAAAGCCGTGCTCAGCAAGCGCATCACCCTCAACAAGGGAGTGGGGCTGTTCGCGCTCTACGAGGGGAACAAGCAGGCATTGCCACTGGTTTTCGTGCGTGATGGCAAGCAACTGCTTCCCCTGGCGGGCGCAGGCGGTACCCAGCCATGA